Within Rattus rattus isolate New Zealand chromosome 12, Rrattus_CSIRO_v1, whole genome shotgun sequence, the genomic segment CTCTCAGTGGTCACTTTACAGTGTGCTTTTTACCTAACGCTAAAGTGCTgcccacagagagaaacacaaatgcaaaacaaaagcagaaatctGCTGAGGCTTCTGGGTAGAGAAGCCTGACAGGCAAGGACATCTAGAGAAGATTCCAAAGCAGAGATAAGGGGCTTAAAAGCaccagcagggaggaagctgaGGGGAACGCAATCTGGCTAGGGGCAGTCAGACTCAGATGCGGGAGtggggggggagggcggggagCCGGTAGGACAAAGCAGAAGAGACTTTGGGGACTCTAAGTTCCATTACTTGGTCCTGGGACCTATTCCCTGCTCAGTGGTGCCCTGCCCCAGGTCTCCAGACATGAGCCTGCAACCCTGTTCTGGTGGCTGAGAACCGCGGCCTGGCTACTTGGAAGCCGCAGGAAGTGGGAGTGGCCGCAAAGCTCCTGAGAGACTCTAGATGGTCCGGGTTAGGGACTGGGGATGAGGCCAACTCTGCCCTCCAAATGGGCTCGTCCAAGGTGGTAGCCGCTCTGGGGGCAAGCACAGTGGGAGCCAAGGGTTCTGCAGTGGGCTGGGGCGCCGGAGTGGAAAATCTGCGGATCTCCTGGACTCGGGCTGTTTTGGGAGGCcctgaagtggaggcaggagttgaaggACCCTCgtcaaaacaaaacatggcagTTTTAAGTTGGTATGGCTGATGCCGCATGAAATCCAGGGCCTTGATACCCTGTTTAGGGGTCGCCCGAGGTCCCTGGGATTGAGCCTTATTGGGGAGAGTTCGGGCAGCTTGAGGAAAAAAGGGTGAGAGAAGTGGGTTGTAAGCAATAGGAGGTGGGGCACGGATGTTGGGTGAGTATTTCCAGGATGGGGGCAGTGAGGGTGTGGGAGAAGGACTTCTAGGGCGAAGGCCTGGATTAAGGCTAGAGCCGGGTGTAGCTTCCACCACGTACCGGTCGGCACGGCTCTGCCGTTTGGCAAATagctccccacccctcccctgcaGCCTTGGGAGCTCAGGAATCCCAACCATAGAGGTCGATCCATTCACTAGCCCATCAGGGAGCCCTCGAGACCCGGGTTTAGGAGCCACAGGGGGTGGAGTCTTAGGCGTCATAGGGGGTGGGGTTTTGGGAGCCATTGGAGGTGGGGTTTTCGGTGacacttgagacagggtcttgtaacTCCTGCCCCCTAGTGGCTGCATGAAGTTACAGGCTTCTGCTCCGAGGCTTAAAGCGTCCTCCTCCGGACCAGATTCCGCACCGCCCGCCCGAGGTTTTTCATCCAGGTTCTGTACCAGCGATAGCAACTCGGGGTTGGGCGAGTTCTTCGTCTCTTCCTTTCCAGGCCGGAACATCTGTTTGCGGGTTCCCCGGCGCCGAGCCTCCTGCAGGATGCCGGTGCGGGCAGCGGGCACAGAGATGCGCTGCTCCCGAGCGCTGGCAGGCTCGGGGGCCGCCGTGCCGGGTGCCTCCGGGCGCGCAGAGTTTCTCAGAGGAGTGGACAAGAAGATGGAAGCAGTGGAGGTCATGGCAGCAGCGCTAGGAGGAGTGGGAGGCTCTGGGGCACCTCCTGGTGTAACGGGCCGGCTCGGGGCTGGGATGTACAAGGAGCTGGTAGCGGTCACAGGACCGGAGGAGCGTTGGGTGCTGCTGGAGGTTCCAGAGACCGGCGTGTGGTTGGGCACCACAGTGGTGAAGCTGGGCAGAGGGGTGGGCCCCTGTAGAGAAGCTGCGAAGGGGGATGGGGCGGGGCTAGTGCCCCCCAAGGCTTCATTAACCTTCTTAGGGGCTACGGGTCGGAAAATCACTGAGGTGGTGCCTGACCGTTGCCCTTGTAAACCTGGGGTAAAAGGTCTCGCTGACCTGTTAAAGATACTTGGCGCAGGGCTGGGGGCTCCACCATCCTGAAAGAAGGGGCTAGGGCTGGCTGCAGGGGCTGACAAAGGGCTGAGTGGGAGCACCGCTGCCTCTGGGGGAGCACTCTGAGCTCGAGGTGGGGACTGCAGACTCTGCCCATTAAGCATGGCTGCTGGGCCCACCTGAGCCAGCTCCTGGGAGCTGGAGGCTACCCTCTGGCGCTGCTGTTCAAAGAGCTGGACCCCTCGGCCAGAGACCTCACTTAGCTGTCCTCCAAGTCCAGAGCTCTGACTCTCTGCTATGCCTGAGCCAGCCCTAGCCAGCTCCATGTCTAGATAAGGGCTGTCCCAGTCGGATTGATTAGTAAGGCTGCGGGCGTCTGAGAAGGCCTCCTCGTCCAGCTCCGACTCACTCGTTGGGGGGAtgccgtcctcctcctcctctgttcctgTCCCAGCTGCAGCCCCGAAACTCACTAGGGTGTACTTCTTGGCTCTCTGCCGCCGCTTCTTAAACATAAGCACCCCCTTGGAGTGAGGGTTGGGGGCTGCCGTCAGTAGGGATGCAATGGTCCGGCATTTGGTCTTGGCCTCCTTCACACTCTTCTCTTGGAGGCTTTCTGCGCGTTGCAGTTCTAAGGAGATGAAGAGGTGGATTAATCAGGGAGTTTCACAGCCTGTTCTAGTCCTGCTCCTCAAagttcctggttttttttttcaccgAAAGGACCCACATTGTCTCTTGCCCGTGACACAGTCCTCCAACTTAGAGACAGAGTGGAAGGGAAAAGGTGAAACCAAGGACAGAGACACTGCCCACACAGCACAGCCCTTCTGTCCGGTCTCCCCTGGATTGCATTCCTATTTTCCAGAAGATGAGCCTTATCCATTTCACACATTCTTCACCTGCCTCCCTTTCTTGACCGGCAGGAAAATCCGAGAGAAGAGATAAGGGGCGCTTTTCTCTCACTATACTTTGCAAGCCAGCTCCTCACAAAGCTTGGATCTCACCCCCACTTCCCACTTGTTACCCCTAAAACTAGGACacacagatttttaattttttttttttttttttttggtaacagggtctctttacatagccctggctgtcctggaattcactatgtagaccaggccggccttgaacttacagagatccaactgctgctgtctctcaagtgctggaattagaggtgtgcaTTATCACACCCGGCCCGACATACAGATTCTCAACATGAGGCTCTTCATTCACAGTTCCAACCATCAAGTTGCTCATTTCCACACATCATAAACACTCAGAAATAACCCCCCACACACCTGGTTAACATCAGTTTCCTGAAAGCAACCTCTGGGCACAATTTCTCCACTATACTTTCTTACTCACAAGTGTTCCAGCTTACACACACATCAGGTCACACATACAAACGCAGTGCTGGCAAAGTCACATACATTTGCATACCTACATGCTGCTCCAGGCAGTTCTTCCCAGAGTTTTCCCTGTAGAGGCTCTGGTATAGTGTAGACAGGATTTTAGAACAGTTCTTAGCCCTCCCAACTGCTAGAACATTCCTTTGTGCTTCATACCTCTGCTACTCACATCCTGGGATAATCTTGGATCCAAGATGCAGGGAAAGGCAGAGTGCTGCTCTCCAAGGCAACCCCCCTTGAGATTTCAAGGTCACCAGGTAAATATATTCTCTTTCTCACAAGCTGGTGCTGGCACTAGGGTCGATGGCTTTGGAGTAGAGAAGTCCCTGTCTTTCGAGTAGAGAACTCAAAAGAGCAGCCCCATCAGGTGGGCATGAGAGGGTCTCTGTGCTGAAGAACCAGGGCAGGAGTTCCTATACTATGTGGGGCCTGAGTAGGTGGGGCCAGGAAGTGGGACGGGCTGCCCTGCTATAAGACCCCGCCCTTGTCTGTGGTCCCCAGTTCCTCCTGGAAAATTCTTGACATTCCATCTACTTTTCCTCTCAAGCTACTTTCTAATTAGGGACCTCATTCCTTTGGTCCCCACGTGTATAACACAGAATAGTACTATCCGTGAGAGGACAGACGCCAGAGTCAGAATTCAGTTCTGGGAGAATTACTTCATGAGGATGACAATGGCTACCTCTTCATAAGGTCCCATGAACGCAGTGAGATAAGTCAACTAAGCATTTAACACACCCGCCAAGGCCCGCTGGGAGCAACCGCTACGCTTTCTGGATGTAAGCTGCTCATGTACAACCACACATTCTTGTTCTTACACATCTTCTCCCAGATCGGCACATACATGTCTTCATGTGTTCACTGTGCACTTTCActtctcacctttttttttttcttttcttttcttttctttttttttttttttttttttttttttttttttttttttttttttccggagctggggaccaaacccagggccttgcgcttgctaggcaagcgctctaccactgagctaaatccccaacccccacttctcACTCTTGCCCTATGAGCTTCCCACAGCTCATGTGGCCATAAACCCCTTGCCATGTGGTCTTAGCATCAACCCATTCTGAGAAAGGGGAGGTGACACTTTCCTGAAAGAACGAGGGGAAGGATGGCAAAAATGAGAGACTAGAGGAGTGTGGCCTTCCCTGAGGACCGACCGACATTACCCtccactccccccccccgccccagcaTTCTGGGATGGGGTAGGTAGTACCTGCATAGAACGGGTCTTGCAGCTCAGGAGCTGGGTCTTTGTCACAGCTGGCTTGGCTGAGGGGCTCTTGGCTGATGGTCTCCATGTTGAGAAAGGCGGTGCTGGCTGGAGCAGGACCAGCTCGAGCCACCCCCAAGGCCTTTTAAAGCCCCTTTGTCTAGTCCCCAGAGCTGACAGCTGAATGAGCTCACTGAGCTGTTTTTAGAACatgtcccctcccttctttccctgtcCCACAACCCCTAGTGTGATAGACACGGGcacctgcctccccttcccctcaccccaccccctctgaACCGTGAGGTCTGCCTGCCTAAAAATAAACCTGAGCCATTGCATAGACCTCGCCCAGCTGGGAGGGGAGGGCCTGAAGGAGGATTAGGAACAAGTGTAGGATCTTGAGCATGCATCTGGAATTTTCTGTAGGGTATGGGATAGCAAACTACAAACTCTTATGCTTTTAGCCTCTGGGAATTCAAAGAtagaaaactttttttccccccactggagttgaggaccgaacccagggcctttgcttgctaggcaagcgctttaccactgagctaaatccccaaccccagaaaactTTCTGAACTGAGAATCAGAATGGTGGAAGAGAAGAGGTTACTAAAGAGAGTGAATCCTGAGATTTCaaaagtggcaaaaaaaaaaaaaaaaagaaagaaaaaagaaaatgagtctaCGGAAGGGGCAGGACAGAGAGAAACTTCACTAGATCCTGTTCCGGAACTCACATCAAAATAGCAGTGAGCCTGTTATAAGTGGAACTGGCCTGTTCTGCCCAGAGCCTGTTATAAGGGGAACTGGCCTGTTCTACCCCAGTTCACATTGTTGTCCAAAATATGAAACTAAagatccctccccttcccactccctaTTCTGCTGGTCCCCAGGGATCCCAAATGAACTTAGAAGTAGCATCCATACTGTGCCTACAACTAACGCCGAGAAGATCCCTATAGCTTCACCCTGCTTTCAGATGCCCCTACCTAGAACCATTctttctccatcccccatcctgatgtctagcaaaacaacaacaaccagcaaccaaaactttggatcccttccccatctcccctctgttGTCTGTTCTTAATTTAAATTGAGCCATTGTAGAAGACAGTTATAAGGTAATGGTTATCTTATAGCAAAGATAACTGGGGCCATGATAAAATTATTACTCTTCTCAGCCTGTCCCAAACACTGTTTTCCAGGGAACATGAGGTGGGTAGAAGGTGTGATATGAAGGCACAGATTTAGGGCTCAGATCCGGATTGAATACAAAAGAATTAGGCACTCACTGGCTTGCTTGGCCTTCTGGGTGTAGGTGGTGGTGAGATCTTCTGCCACAGGGTGGGGGACAGGGCCCACCATAGGGATGAGATGAGGACCAGGCCGGAGTGGACCATGGGGTAACAGAAGGGCCTCTGCTGGTGGTGGCTGAAGGGCTGACCCTTCCTCCCAAGATGGGGAGCTTACACGGCTGTCACCCTGGCTGGGAGAGCCAGTTTTAACAGGCGCTGGTTCTGCGGGGCTGTCAGACAGGTACACCTCATCAGGTGGAGCTCCTGGAAGGGAAGGCCTCGGAGGACCTCGGCGGCGGGTTCTGCGTGGCTTCTCTTGTGTGGCAGGGCCATCCACATCACTGTCCGTCTCTCCATAGTAAGCCTCACTGTCAGGGGGTGATCGAAGGCTCCCGGGCTGAGGAGCCTGGGTGACAGGAGCACCCGGGGGCTCAGGACTCAGTGGAGATAAGGGTGACAGCATCTGAAGCTCTCCTGGAGATGGAGATCTCACAGACCCTTCCTCTGCTACCCTGGAGGATGGAAAAGAGGAAAGCAATGGAAAGAGGGAGCTGCAGAACTGACAGCTCTGGAGGGGATGAGGGGCGAGGcaaaggagacaggagactggCATACGGGTGGGAGGTAGGCTAGGAAGAGAGGAGCTGTGATAGGGGACAGGCCAAGGACTGAAGTCCGCCAGTCATTCAAACGCCTGCTCCTATCCCTGGGTTGCAGATTCATTCCACTGGGAGATACATGCAAGCATTCTCCTCAGAAAGACATAGTCAGAAGAGGTACTTGTTAGTTACTGAGACCAGGCCAGTGAGACAGAGCTGAGGCAGGTAAGGAGAGGCCTGGCCAGGGGAGAGTGACGGGACGACCCCATACCTCCTCACAGTAAGGACAAGCTGATGCCCTGAGGCATCGATGAGGGTCATGGCACTGGCATGGGAGAAGTTGGTGCAAGAAACCCCGTTGATCGCTAAGAGCTGGTCCCTCTCCCGGAGTCCTGATCTGCCGGCCTGGCTGCGTCTTCGGATCTGAGATGTTGGAGGAGAGAGTTGGATCATGGAGAGCTCCGATAGGCATGGAATGATAAAAGGACCCATGTGATgagaggttttggttttttggacaTCTGGGGTTGGGGGCGGTAAAAAGGGTAGGGAGACGTCTGGGGTGCTACCAGGACGGCCTGGCTAGAGGCAAGGGGCAGGTTGATGGGAGGCAGCAGAGTAATCACCGACTGCAACTGGACTGGAGGAAACTCTGTGGCTGAGGTCTAAGACATGGTGAGTCCCCAGTATTTTCTTCCAGGGACAGGATCTCTACTGGCCAGTTCTTTTCTAGGCTTTGAAATCCCAGGTGCTGCTGTGGGTTGATATTTAGAGTGGTATTCCAGACTGAGGTAACCCAGCTGTGTTCTGGGAGACTGTGATGCCAGGCTATGGGAGTTCTCACTGCACTGTATGGAATACAGTGAATATAATTCAGAGAATGCCTTGTAAAATGGATACTTTTGTTACCCACATTTCACAGCCCCAAAATAATGAAGACTGTAGAGTGAAGCTATAGGCTAATGGCTTCATAAGAGTCTAGCGTCTAGTCGTGCCTAGTCAGAGAATGGAtatgatttggagaaagaggatcactgaAGGCCttggcagggcagggcagggcagggtagggcagggcagagaagggcagggcagggtaggGCAGGGTAGGATTGGAATAGACTGCTTCAGCTTGTCCCATATCGGTTCAGTCAGAGAGAAATTAGAACCTTCCCTGCATTCCTGGGGTTTGCAGTGGAGAGGCTCACACACTTAGGGGAGCAAATACTGGATAACCAGACTCAGCCTCTTCTACAGTGCTGAAGTGGGGCCTTCCTTTTGCTCTGCTCCCTGAAACCACAGTTGGCTTTTGCTAATCGACCTCCAGGAGCTTATGGTCACAGTCTGCTCCCCTATAGCCTTGAGCATGCTTAcctgccctcctgcccacctgcccaccaccTCTTCTTCACAACCCCCAACTCTGCCCACCCCGCTGGCCCAGAAGGCCACCACATGACTCTTCCCAATTCCCTTGGGTTCCCTTCTCCATGAGACATAATTTCAGGGGCACTCCCTTACCTTAGATACCTGTAAAGGTTTCCTCTGTTCGGCCCCCCCTTGAAGCCGGAAGCCCCAGGGTGCTCCCCCTGCTAATGTGACCTGCACCTCCTCCTCAGCACCCATCGCACAGTTTGGCCTGTGGCCCCCGGAGTTTGGACAGTGTCCCTGAGAGAGAAGTTGAGGTGCTGGTACCCCGTCCGGCCTGcctgtcctgctgtcctgctcCTGCCGACCCAGGcctccccccccagcccccaccaccacacaccacaggcaGGCAACTTGGCCCTGGGATCAGTCCAGTCCGGTCCACATGTCTTGTCAATCACAACTTGCTCAAAATAGTTGCTGGCTGtattctccctcccccaactgtgTTACTCCTAGAACTAATTATAGTACAGACTTCTGCCCTCCATGTCCTCCCTTTTACTGCATGGACCTTTTAGTCAGGACTCCGCATCAGATCTCTGGGCTTTTTAACTAAGTGATCTATCAGGCACCATGCCTTCCCCAAGGATCATGAGCCTA encodes:
- the Synpo2l gene encoding synaptopodin 2-like protein isoform X1, with protein sequence MGAEEEVQVTLAGGAPWGFRLQGGAEQRKPLQVSKIRRRSQAGRSGLRERDQLLAINGVSCTNFSHASAMTLIDASGHQLVLTVRRVAEEGSVRSPSPGELQMLSPLSPLSPEPPGAPVTQAPQPGSLRSPPDSEAYYGETDSDVDGPATQEKPRRTRRRGPPRPSLPGAPPDEVYLSDSPAEPAPVKTGSPSQGDSRVSSPSWEEGSALQPPPAEALLLPHGPLRPGPHLIPMVGPVPHPVAEDLTTTYTQKAKQAKLQRAESLQEKSVKEAKTKCRTIASLLTAAPNPHSKGVLMFKKRRQRAKKYTLVSFGAAAGTGTEEEEDGIPPTSESELDEEAFSDARSLTNQSDWDSPYLDMELARAGSGIAESQSSGLGGQLSEVSGRGVQLFEQQRQRVASSSQELAQVGPAAMLNGQSLQSPPRAQSAPPEAAVLPLSPLSAPAASPSPFFQDGGAPSPAPSIFNRSARPFTPGLQGQRSGTTSVIFRPVAPKKVNEALGGTSPAPSPFAASLQGPTPLPSFTTVVPNHTPVSGTSSSTQRSSGPVTATSSLYIPAPSRPVTPGGAPEPPTPPSAAAMTSTASIFLSTPLRNSARPEAPGTAAPEPASAREQRISVPAARTGILQEARRRGTRKQMFRPGKEETKNSPNPELLSLVQNLDEKPRAGGAESGPEEDALSLGAEACNFMQPLGGRSYKTLSQVSPKTPPPMAPKTPPPMTPKTPPPVAPKPGSRGLPDGLVNGSTSMVGIPELPRLQGRGGELFAKRQSRADRYVVEATPGSSLNPGLRPRSPSPTPSLPPSWKYSPNIRAPPPIAYNPLLSPFFPQAARTLPNKAQSQGPRATPKQGIKALDFMRHQPYQLKTAMFCFDEGPSTPASTSGPPKTARVQEIRRFSTPAPQPTAEPLAPTVLAPRAATTLDEPIWRAELASSPVPNPDHLESLRSFAATPTSCGFQVARPRFSATRTGLQAHVWRPGAGHH
- the Synpo2l gene encoding synaptopodin 2-like protein isoform X2 encodes the protein METISQEPLSQASCDKDPAPELQDPFYAELQRAESLQEKSVKEAKTKCRTIASLLTAAPNPHSKGVLMFKKRRQRAKKYTLVSFGAAAGTGTEEEEDGIPPTSESELDEEAFSDARSLTNQSDWDSPYLDMELARAGSGIAESQSSGLGGQLSEVSGRGVQLFEQQRQRVASSSQELAQVGPAAMLNGQSLQSPPRAQSAPPEAAVLPLSPLSAPAASPSPFFQDGGAPSPAPSIFNRSARPFTPGLQGQRSGTTSVIFRPVAPKKVNEALGGTSPAPSPFAASLQGPTPLPSFTTVVPNHTPVSGTSSSTQRSSGPVTATSSLYIPAPSRPVTPGGAPEPPTPPSAAAMTSTASIFLSTPLRNSARPEAPGTAAPEPASAREQRISVPAARTGILQEARRRGTRKQMFRPGKEETKNSPNPELLSLVQNLDEKPRAGGAESGPEEDALSLGAEACNFMQPLGGRSYKTLSQVSPKTPPPMAPKTPPPMTPKTPPPVAPKPGSRGLPDGLVNGSTSMVGIPELPRLQGRGGELFAKRQSRADRYVVEATPGSSLNPGLRPRSPSPTPSLPPSWKYSPNIRAPPPIAYNPLLSPFFPQAARTLPNKAQSQGPRATPKQGIKALDFMRHQPYQLKTAMFCFDEGPSTPASTSGPPKTARVQEIRRFSTPAPQPTAEPLAPTVLAPRAATTLDEPIWRAELASSPVPNPDHLESLRSFAATPTSCGFQVARPRFSATRTGLQAHVWRPGAGHH